A stretch of DNA from Gimesia chilikensis:
CAGATTCAGTTCCTGCATCGCGGCGAGCAGACGGTCCAGTCCGAGGCTGGCACCGACGCCGGGCAGTTCCTGAGTGGTAAACAGCTCAGCGAGGTTATCGTAGCGTCCCCCCGAACAGACACTGCCGATCCCGGGCATCTGATCAAGGAAGGTTTCATAAATCGTGCCGGTATAGTAATCGAGGCCACGGGCAATGGACGTATCCAGTACCACCCGTTCGGCAGGAATCCCCGCCCGCTCTACTGCGGTAAACAGTTCACGAAGATTGAGTACGCCCTGCGTACCACGCTCGTTTCCTTTGAGCTGTGATTCGAGTGAGTCCAGAATTTCTGCAGTCGTTCCCTGAGCGGTCATTAGTGCCAGAATCTGTTCGGCCTGCTGTTGAGTCAGTCCCCCCTGCTCCTGCATTTCCTGAATGACGGCTTCCGGGCTGCTTTTGGCCAGCTTATCGAGGGCGCGCAGGACGGCTGCCGACTGCGATTCCAGGTTGTGCAACTGCAGCAGTCCATTGAGAATCATGCGATTATTAATGCGGATTTTGAAATCGGTGAAGCCGATCTTCAGCATCAGATCGTGAATGATGAACAGCGTTTCGATGTCCGCGGCATTGGACTTGGTACCGATGGTATCGAAATCGCACTGGACGAATTCGCGGTAGCGTCCTTTTTGCGGATTCTCTCCCCGCCAGACGGTGCCGACGTGATAGCGTTTGAACGGGGTGCCGAGCTCGTTGATGTTCTGCGCGGAGAAACGGGCGAAAGGAACTGTCAGGTCGAACCGCATGGCAACGTCGCGGTTCCCCTGTTCGAAACGGAACATCTGCTTGTCCGATTCTTCTCCCCCTTTGCCGGTCAGGACTTCGGTGTATTCCAGAGCCGGTGTGTCAATCGGGCTGAAGCCATAGCTGCGATAGACGGACTTGGCTGTCTCGATCAGCTGTTCGCGGGGAATCATGGCTGAGGGGAGATAGTCGCGGAACCCTTTGAGCGTACGTGGGGTAATTAATGGTTTATTCACAGTATCGTACCGGCTGTGATCCTCGCGGATCGCTGTTGACTGGAGAGTTTAAGGATTGGTTTCGTTTGAGACGGAACGCGTGCTACACATGCACGACGGGAAGGTTCTCGGTTTTGATTTTGGACTTCCCTTTGCGTTTCTTTTTCTTCGGAGGCAGAACGGCGTGGGCGTATTCCCAGATCTGTTCCGGAGTCTCAAACAGGCGGTCGTAGGTGCCGTCGTTGTCGTATTCGCAGTCGTCGGTGGTGTAAGTCCGACAGATCTGGGGACGGTCTTCATAGTTCCCACAACGGTAATCCGGGAGAATGTATTTGCAGTCTCCATAGACCATCAGGAACCAGACATCCTCATCGACGAAAATGGCACTGTGCCCGTGCATGATGTACCACCGCATGTGATCGTAATCTTCCCAGGTGGTCGGCGTTTCGATGGGTAGTGCAAAATAGCGACAGCAGCGTGCCGTGCAGTAACTGCATAATACTTCCCCGCTTTTCAGATCGGATCGTTTTACTGTGACAGTGGACATGGTCGGCTTCCCTGATAAATAAAAAGACGGTTCAAGTCTGAAAAGGTTCGCAGCGACTGAAAACCTGCTGAACGACTGCTCTGTCCCCCAATCCCGGGGGCGGCGGAACGTATTAAAACAGACCGCTGCAAGGTCAGTACAATTCAGGACTTCAATACACCTCTGATGATAGAATAGGATGTTTTATAAGCCATTGAGCGGGAAAATGCACGGAATCTGCAGCAAGAAAGTTCGGGAAATCAATCAGAAGCGGCTCTGGAAACGCCGTCCCGTCGGAACCGGAGAATGCGAGGGGACGCTCACGCTGCTCTTTTCAGGAGTTCGCTTATAGGGGTTTTAGCGGTTATCACCCGGCGAAAAGTGTATAATTACGGTTTCTGCTTGACCCTGATTTGTTATGGGACTTATCATTAAATAAAAGTCCCGTCCGGTTTTTCGCAGCTTTCCTGATCCCCACAATTGATCTGTCCGGGATACGCGTGAATAATTGATACCGAACGATTTATCTTCGGTTCCAATGGTCAGGATAGACGATGTAACAGACAAGGGCTCATCAGTTTTTGTCTGAAACCCAAGATAGAAGACAGACATTCATTACAGGAATTCGAACGCACCACACGAAACCGCCGGTTTCGTAGAATTCGATCAAGGTTTAAAACGATGCATAAATCCGGAGTAGTCTTCGCCTGGCTTGTCGTGTTGGCAGCGATTGTCGCGGTACCACTGACAGCCAAGGTTCTTGCCGTCCGCAGCAGCTGGTTGCAGGCAGTGGAGAAGAACAGCACTCAGATTGCCAAAAACGAAGCAGAAATCAAAGCGAAATCCGAAGAGAGCGCAGATCTCCGCAAGCGACTGACCCGGGTCATGCTGGGCTGGGATCGTTACTGGGATGCTGCAGTGACTGTCTCCAATCAGCAGACGGGTGAGATTCAGGTGGCGATCGGCAGTAATAACGGGCTCGGCTCAACTCAGAATGCTGAAGAGGCCAAACCGGTCGTCTTCGCATTTCAGGCAGCTCCCGGTCAACCGGGGGGAGTCGCTTATGTCGGTGCGTTCCGTGTGACCGCCCTGGAAGCGAATCGTGCACTCCTGCAGAAAGTGACACCACCCGAAGGTGGTGAAGCAGCAAAATGGCAGAACGGTACCTGGCGTCTGCGAGCTCTGGTGCCCCCTAACTACATCACTACCCTGCGAACTCTGCGGGATCAACTGGTTGAGCGCAAACAGCAGCTCGAAAGAAAACAGGATCGAATCGAAGACCTCAACCGCCTGCTGGCTTCTGCCCAGAAGCGTCTGGATGCACGCGTCAGCGAGTTGATCGGTTCCGACAATGCTCCCCAGGGAGAGAACCTGCCCGTTGAATTGCGCAAGGGGCTGGTTGCTGGTCTGGAAGAAGAAGAGCAGGAGCGGAACGAGGAATTTCAGGAAACCGATCGGTTGCGGCGCGATTTGCTGAAAGTCTACCAGGAACAGCAGAAACTGATTGAAGACGTCAGCAAGCTGGCCCGACAGTTGCCCCAGCACAACGAAGGGTACGGCGAACAGAAACAACCAACCGGCGAAAAGCTTTCTGAAGTCTCTGCTCAATAGCTCAAAATCACGGACGGCACGGACACGGATGACAGAGCGTTGCACATAACGCCTCTGGCCAGGAACTGACAGACTAAGGATACGTTAGGCGATGGGGATCGAGAGTCGGGATTACCTGCGACACGAGAGTGAGGGAAATTACCGCTCTTTCAACATGTCATCCGGTGGCTGGGCGATCAAGTACCTGATCATTGCGAATGTGGTTGTCTTCCTGCTGGAAGTGGCGACTTCGGAAGGTCGGGGTTCTTCTCCCGTGATTAACTTCCTGGCACTGGACCGAGGCAGCCTGTTCCCTGGTTTCCAGATCTGGCGGCTGTTGACTTATGGATTCTGCCATTCCACGCAGACCCTGGGCCATATCTTTTTCAACATGTTCATCCTCTGGATGTTTGGACGCATGGTGGAACCGGTGGTCGGCTCGCGTGAGTTTCTGGTCTTCTATCTGGTCAGCATCGTGATCAGCGGATTGTGTCATGTCGCCATCAGTCCCAACCCTGTGATTGGTGCTTCGGGGGGTGTGATGGCGGTGGTCTTTCTGACGGCCATGTACTACCCCAAGATGACCGTGCTGCTGTTTTTCATCCTGCCGATCGAGCTTCGCTGGCTGGCGGTGCTGTATGCGGTCGTCGATCTGTTTGGCTTTGTGAATCCCCGCAGTGATGGCGTTGCCCACTTTGCTCACCTGGGAGGCGCTGCCTTTGGGGTGGCCTACAAATATTACGGCTGGAATCTGTCGAGTGGCCTGCTGCGGAAGTGGGATCGCTTCCAGTCCAACCGGTCGGTCCGTAAAAGCAAACTCAAAGTCTATTCCGAGCCCGATACCCGTTTGAGCAAAGCGAGCCTGGATGAGCGGGTAGACGCCATTCTGGAAAAAATCAGCCGCGAAGGTGAAGCCAGTCTGACGGATCAGGAGCGGGAACTGCTCAAAGAGGCCAGCAGCAAGTACAAAAAGCGTTGAATCACTGACTGCGACAGATTAACCTGATGGATCGGGAGTTCACAGCTGTGAGAATGCATTCTGATTCCGGTGGTCCGTCATGCCTCAGTCACAATTTGAAGAGCTGATTCAGCGTACGCGTGCCGGCGATCGCGGTGCCGAAAATGAACTGCTGGAAAAATGCCGCGCTTATATCTCGCTGGTCGCCCGGGCTCAGATTGAAGGCTGGATGCGTACCAAGTTCGATGCCTCCGACCTGGTGCAGCAGACGCTGCTCGAAGCGCACCAGGGGCTTTCCCGTTTCGAGGGAGAGACCGAGGCGGAATGGCTGGGCTGGCTGCGGGGTATTTTAAATCATAACACGCTGGACTTCGCCCGGCGTTACCAGGGAGCCGCCAAGCGTGATGTGAAACGTGAGTTTTCCATTGATCGCGCTGGTCAGCAACCAGAAGCCTCTGGTCAGATGAAGTGGGAGTTGCCGGACCAGGCGGATACGCCGAGCCGGATCCTGTTGAACCGGGAACAGGAGATTCAGGTTGCTGACGCGGTCAGTCAGCTCCCCCCTGACTACCAGGAAGTGATTATGCTTCGCAATCTGCAGCGGCTGCCGTTCAAAGAGGTTGCCGAGCGGATGCAGAGGAGTCCCGGTGCCGTACAGATGC
This window harbors:
- the hisS gene encoding histidine--tRNA ligase codes for the protein MNKPLITPRTLKGFRDYLPSAMIPREQLIETAKSVYRSYGFSPIDTPALEYTEVLTGKGGEESDKQMFRFEQGNRDVAMRFDLTVPFARFSAQNINELGTPFKRYHVGTVWRGENPQKGRYREFVQCDFDTIGTKSNAADIETLFIIHDLMLKIGFTDFKIRINNRMILNGLLQLHNLESQSAAVLRALDKLAKSSPEAVIQEMQEQGGLTQQQAEQILALMTAQGTTAEILDSLESQLKGNERGTQGVLNLRELFTAVERAGIPAERVVLDTSIARGLDYYTGTIYETFLDQMPGIGSVCSGGRYDNLAELFTTQELPGVGASLGLDRLLAAMQELNLLSEVSTPAPILVTQMDAAFTPEYLRLGRDLRQAGLNVEVYPDTKAIKKQFKYANRHGFKIVIVAGSDEFENQLWQVKDMQAGTQTAVKEEELLDVIQKILA
- a CDS encoding YkgJ family cysteine cluster protein, with translation MSTVTVKRSDLKSGEVLCSYCTARCCRYFALPIETPTTWEDYDHMRWYIMHGHSAIFVDEDVWFLMVYGDCKYILPDYRCGNYEDRPQICRTYTTDDCEYDNDGTYDRLFETPEQIWEYAHAVLPPKKKKRKGKSKIKTENLPVVHV
- a CDS encoding rhomboid family intramembrane serine protease; its protein translation is MGIESRDYLRHESEGNYRSFNMSSGGWAIKYLIIANVVVFLLEVATSEGRGSSPVINFLALDRGSLFPGFQIWRLLTYGFCHSTQTLGHIFFNMFILWMFGRMVEPVVGSREFLVFYLVSIVISGLCHVAISPNPVIGASGGVMAVVFLTAMYYPKMTVLLFFILPIELRWLAVLYAVVDLFGFVNPRSDGVAHFAHLGGAAFGVAYKYYGWNLSSGLLRKWDRFQSNRSVRKSKLKVYSEPDTRLSKASLDERVDAILEKISREGEASLTDQERELLKEASSKYKKR
- a CDS encoding sigma-70 family RNA polymerase sigma factor codes for the protein MPQSQFEELIQRTRAGDRGAENELLEKCRAYISLVARAQIEGWMRTKFDASDLVQQTLLEAHQGLSRFEGETEAEWLGWLRGILNHNTLDFARRYQGAAKRDVKREFSIDRAGQQPEASGQMKWELPDQADTPSRILLNREQEIQVADAVSQLPPDYQEVIMLRNLQRLPFKEVAERMQRSPGAVQMLWLRALNQLQELLEQV